In Tachysurus fulvidraco isolate hzauxx_2018 chromosome 9, HZAU_PFXX_2.0, whole genome shotgun sequence, the sequence ttattttaaatgggtcataaaaaatattaatatcgaccgatatgaaacactgatatcgtgatacagttttcagccatatcgcccagccctagttaGATGTGCTAATTATAGGATATCGCTGTTGGTGTAATGAGCATCATCACTCCTGCAGGAATCCAATAAATGCCAGTGGATTATAGACAGGAAGCAGGACATTCTGGGTTTCATTTACAATGGCGTGATGGATTTGCGTGATTGGAAGTGTCCCTGTGTGAACTGGCTTTGAGGGAACATATTGGATACTTACATAATCTTCAAACTTAGTGATCTCCTCCTCCAGCAGGTCTGTTCCCACCTTGTCGTCTTCGACCACGCAGTTGATCTGCAGCTTTTTGATACCGTAACCAACCGGTACCAGTTTGGAGGCTCCCCAGAGCAAGCCGTCGGCCTGAACGGACCTCACGCACTCCTCCAGCTTCGCCATGTCCGTCTCGTCATCCCACTGCGCACATGTACAGAAACGAAGTCTGAAATTAACCACCTTAATTAATCCCTGTAACTCCATGAGCTCTGGTCAGGTCAGTGCTCAAACCTCAAAGAAACCAAACTTTTAACTGGATAACCAACGTACAGGCTTGACGTCCAACAGGATTGACGACTTAGCGATGATGGCGGGTTTTTTGGCTTTTTTGGCTGCATATTCCTGTAGCCTCTGCTCCTTCAGGCGCTCCGCCTCTTCGTCTACTTCGTCGTCGCTACCGAACAGGTCTAGATCGTCGTCATCATCCTCGCCATCTGCTGGTGCAGGAGGTGTTTTCTGAGGAGGAGGACAAACGGTCTTctgaggggaaaaataaaagaaaagaaaaagaaaaacagcaatacatcattaaaaaaaaagaagaaaaaaaattatatttatggtACTTGGTGTGTAAGATTGTATTCATGTCTACTTACAGAAGAAATTCCGTTAACCACCGCCGCTGGGGCTGCTGGTCTTTTTTCCAGGACGGAGACTCGACTTTCCAGGTTAGAGACAACCGAATGCAACTGCTGCACCACTGAAAGAGTAACGAGTCAAAAATTGAGTCAAGCGTATTGGCTGGAACATTTTTGTCCGAAAGCATGCGCAGTACTTTATCACTAACCAACaggcagtgttgtataaagtactagaaagcaatacttgagtaaaagtacaagtattgcactagaaaaagactttggtagaagtgaaagtcaccttttagaatactactcaagtaaaagtcttaaagtatctgatatttactgtatttaagtaTCAAAcatcattttctgatatttaatatacttaagtatttgaagtaaaagtaaaaagtaaaatttcagtgattttcagtaggcataagaccagggacggttctagggtttcatctttaggggttttagccctcagtgagaatttaaaacaagaagagttttatattatatattatacgactacatagtaagccaaaagttatggtattattaaatggcaaaagtggacaccaaaattttatgcatgatgtaatgatgccagtcttgaatcaaatcagttcatgtatgtgtgcattctctacaaacagtgtgtccgatgaaagtcattaataaacaaatattcacaagacaaagaccaaatcagtaaatgttatttttatttaatattgaatggattgtttgcattaatattttgtttgtgttacaactctggtaataagaacagtgacatttctctgcttttggttgccgtatttgcggctttccgctGATTAACGTGCGGAGCTGCGtgatgcaatctaggagcagtgattcgccaaacctcccttattgcagtcgcacacatttctgctgattttattttgtagtaacgagtaaagAAGATGCTTATTGGgaatataacagagtaaaagtgtacattttatctaggaaatgtagtggagtaaaagtgaaagttgacatcaatttaaatagcgaagtaaagtacagatacgtgaaatttctacttaagtacagtaacgaggtatttgtactccgttacattacaacactgccaACAGATCTCACGAACTGAAAAATCTACATAGAATTTCCCTACTTTTTTGTAGACGCTGGTTCTCCAGTTCCAGTTCCTTCATGCGTGCGAGAAGTTCCCCTTGTTCGGCACTACTTCCTCCTGCtgcctacaaacacacacggacagacggTTGCAGTGTACGGTTGCGAGTAAAGAGATCTGGCAACCTGCATCGGTGTGATTCACATGCATTAACATACGGCATTTGCCTCAAGTGATCGGGTCACGAAGCGGTCATCGGAACCTACAGACGTTCAGACCGGATTTTTCTAAAGCTTTAGCTTCGGCATGTAAACCGTGAACATGGTTGTGAGAGCTGGTATGTAGAAGAGTGCAGAGAGCATCACACTGGCAGTTCGGTCTGAAACAGAGCACGGTTGTGACTGCGCGTGATCCGATCACTAGAGAGGGCTgttagaaacacacaaactaatcaTCACAAATGAACAACACGTGTACTGAACACGTCCGTTTTGAGAGCTCGGTATATAAACGATAGTCTTTTCTAGTTCGTTAATAGCTCTTTATTTGCTTTCACAGACTACGCCACTGAGCAATAACAAATGCATGCGACagacaggaaggaaggatgttttttttttctctctcttaatgTCCAcaacacagcaaacacaaacaatgactGAGTTTGATGAATTTGGACCGTAACTGTTTCACACACGCTTACAGTGAGGCTGTGTGGAGGGGTTGGGGATTTAAGGGAGGAGCCCCTAGTTGGCTGCAAGGTTGTCTTCAACTGAGGGAGAGAACATGTATAGTGATAAGGGCTGAGATATACAGTGAGAGCAAACAGATTATATACAAGCGCGGACAAGAAAACTCACGCACACTCTTTCGCTCATTCCCGCACCCTCACAATCTTgccctcactctctcttcccTTATTCTCGCACCCTCCCTCACTCGCACCCTCACCCTCCCTCACTCGCACCCTCACCCTCCCTCACTCGCAccctcaccctctctcactcgcaccctcaccctctctcactcgcaccctcaccctctctcactcgcaccctcaccctctctcactcgcACCCTCACCCTCCCTCACTCGCACACAACTCAGTAGCATCTTTACACCATAATTCTGATTTAGAGAAATCTTTCTGATAGATTTCCTTAACATGTACGTCTAAGCCGTGCCGAGTGGTTTTGAGATTTTATCTAACCGCACATCATCAACTTCATCTCACAATGCAGGTGGAAtagtttcatatatatatatatatatatatatatatatatcaattcTCCATTActggtaaagaaaagaaaatctttaaCACTTTAACCCAATGTCCGAGCTGAAAAGAACCGGTTATCCTACACAAAGGTGTCGAAATGACTGCACCGGTGTCTCGTATTAAACCGTCTAGAAGACCCCAATTATATTAACAGATGATGAGCTACTCACTCCAGCAAGAGACTTCTGGATATTCTCACGTGCTCTTGCAATGTCCTGAAGAATACTATTAGCACCCGTGTCctgtggggggaaaaagagagagaaccttttggtttgttttggattgacatgcacacacatttctgttaCAGACTGCACACACGCATCCTCTGAAGCTCACACATACCTGAGGTGGTAGTGTGGGTCCATTCATCCTCTCGTAGAACCTTCGTTCAGCCTCGTCGTAGCGAGGTTTGTCAAACCATATCCTCTCTTGAGCCAAGCACTCCATTGCACTTCTTCTAGAAACATAAATCAGAGTCTCCGTGTCCAGTTTTTGATAAAAACTCCATGTATCCAAATAAAGGTAAACAAGCaaacgagagagagggaggggaaaaaaaacacacacacacaatatgaacAAATGACGTGAAATCGAAACATGACGAACATGATTCCTGAAGTCTAGTCCTTATgatgactagtgtgtgtgtgtgtgtgtgtgagaactacCTTTAAAATATACTTCAGACAGGAAGGAAGCTATTTCAGATGTGTGACCgtgtttaaataatataaataattgaatCTTATACAGACACACTGATGGACACCTTCAGTTAGTTCAAGCtgttaatgattattttatatattatatatattccaCCTTTTATAATTCCCACCCAGCTATTTCCTATCATACAAAAGCTATGGTGAGGGTGAAGGAAGCCGAGCGGTCACAGGGCAATATAACACTATCGGAGAAAAgcgctatctgccctcttccgcaTACAGGAGCTCATGGCGAACtgtgattggctagtgttgctgtgattgacagggaagggaaggagaaaaaaaatgagagtgCACTGTAAGGATTTTTGAATGTATTCCAGACAACAACGTGCAGGTTTTTCCTCTTGGGCCACTCGGGAGCATAAAGAGGTGCAACTTAAGTGTGTGTATACGATCATACTTCGACGGTAAGCTACAGCCGCTTTTGGTCGTCATGGCTTCGTAGAAACGAGTTTCCACCTCCGCGTATCGACTGCGGTCTAGCCACACCCTCTCGCTGTCTGCATGCAGGAAGTGATCTAATGCACTGCTTCCTTTCTGGATTCCATCATTGCCTAGTTTCTTCTCCTTTGTCTTATCAGATTTGGATTTCTCAGCGACAAGGGAACTTGTTTGCTCGCCATCGGGTGAAGAATTAGGCTTGTTCAAACGGTACAGGTTCTGGTAAAACGTTGTTTCCGCCCGATCGTAAAGAGACTTCTGAAACCACACCCCTTGGAGGAGTGCAGGCACAAACGGCAGGCCGTTAATTGGTGCTGATGCCGGAGTGCGAGGAGTTGGGGTTTGTGATAAGTAGCCTTCGTCACATAACATATGGGTTGAAGGGCTATCAGGTAAGAATCGAAGAGAATCAGGAGCTGTCACTGAATTAGGGCATTTTTCTCGGCTACGCTGGGAATTTGAGGTGCTTGCAGCAGATGTGGTCCCATTTTGGCGTTCTTGAAGCCTTATGTAATGGTGGCTTTCTGCTCTCTCGTAAGCTCTGCAGTCAAACCATATGGCATCACGCTCTGAACACAGGCCCTGTACGACTGCGCTGGACAAACAGCCTCCGACATCAGTGGGTTTGGCCTCCACACTGGAATTGATCGCAATTCTCTGAGGCATTACGCTAGGTCTGGTACAGACCAAAAgcaggaagaagagagaagagaagcagAGTCATGACGGGTAAAGAGTTAgtaattaaagaagaaaacaagaagCACACATGCAGAAGCAGGCAAGACGACTCATGCAAAAACCCTGAAGTGTAAACTGTGTATATCTCCAATGTATGGACAGgacagagggagaaaaaaaaccaaaacaacaacaacattgaaAAGGATATCAAAAGATTGTTCAGAAAAAAGCAGTGCTTCTGATAGTGAACCTGTACTACTGAGATTTTATAGGCATGCAACTACACATCTGGCTCATGAAGCATGGCTCTTTACGTGTGTATTAATATCAACTGTTTtccaaaaccaaacaaatatatatattttttgctgaaCGAATACAAACCCGATCCCATCTTACCTTCAGTAAAGAGTAACACAATAACCCAACAAATGGCACTATGGTGTGCTTAGATTGTTCTTCACTCCGTCGGCAGcaggaaataaaacagataaagccAGAATAAGGTGCAATATGAAGGTTTAGATATAGTCAACTATCTTTTAAACCGATACACCGTCTCAGGTGAGGGTGAAATGACGTTTCCGTGGCTTCAATTATAGACTGAAGTTGGGGTGTGGTAGACTGGATTACTGATATGAAGGTCATAGGttcgaatcccagatccaccaagctgccactgctgggggccctgagcaaggcccttaaccctcaatggctcagttgtataaaatgaacataaaaaccacacaaaatAACTACCATATAAACAGTccaagaaaaatgtaaaaattcaaaCACATGGCTTTCTGTGTGTTCACCGGGTGCGCATGCGCATTTAGATAATTCCGAAAGTCACGGTCAAGTACGCATGCGCATGTCCATATCCCTGCCTCCATGCTTGATTGTGTTAGCTAACACAGCTAACAAATACACATCAGCCTTTAAAACCTGTACGTGACTCGAAAATGTGCCgattgtttaaaacaaacaaaaaaacagatcagaGGAGAAAGAATAAACCACGTTAGTGccatataaaatgttttgtcctgtttttatCTTACGTGGCGATTCGTTTCGACACTTTCGCCATAGCAGATCCTTAAAGGACAACGATTAATATCATAatcgtaaataaataaatgttttacgGATCACTATTCGAAAAATATGTTGATAAcgaattagtaaaaaaaaaaaagatacatacatactcacTTTGTGATTACTGAATTAAATGGTTTGTTAGAATCTGGAGCGAAAGCTGAAAAGACAGCGCTGAGGTGCTGAGGAGAGATTGGTCGTTGGGcgagtccattttttttttgaggcgGGTAATGACTACTACTGTGTTACATCTTAAAAACGTGTCTTTCTACACCTGGACCGATGAGACTAAAATGTAAATCTCCGTCAACTCacaaatgtttttaacatttatataagGAAAAGTTGTTAaaataatatgttttgtttaatgtggTACTTCATAAATGGTATAAACCTACGAGTCGGTTGAATCTCGCGAGAACTAAACTGAGTCATGAGAGATAAAATGGCTAGTGTCGATTCTGTGGGTTTGGTTCAGCTAGTTTGCTAAACAAGAGTCattacaaattcattcatttcagcaACCACTTAATCCTAGTTAAACTATATAACCCTgagtcactgtaaaccacagATTATATAATCCTGGGATATTTTATATGACTGTTCACACTGCTCATATTGTATCCGGGTTTAACAGTTAATCCTGGCTATTCATATTCTGAGATTTCAgactgtacattcctaaaccctggCTTAACTTTCTTATTTGCATGTCTATCATGTCATCTGTGtcaactccatcatcaaaaaggcccagcaggatgtactttctatgtcaattaaggaagtacggtctgccacaggagctgttgatgttgatctacactgcagtcattgaatctgtcctgtgcacatccatcaccatctggtttggtgctgCAACAAAGCAGggcagaaacagactgcaacgcacagttaaaacagcagaaaaaataattggtgcccccctgtCCACTTTCCTGGACctcgacacaagaaccagaaactgggcaggaaaaatcaccactgaccctttgcaccctggacacaacctctttcagctcctccatTCTATCAggcactacagaactttgcttactaagactgccagacacaggaacaatttctttccccagacaatcaccctgatcaacaactcaccataattatattcactgcttcatatctacaagtactgcattatcagaactgtcagtcatcacatcatctgtatatattacacacactactgctgctatatattgtacaaaatgcataatattgcacaatattgttatttgcaccaTGCACTTCCCACACAAAAGCAGTGCAGTAATGGGGTGGCCATCAAGGCTAGTCCAAAATTCTCATCCATGTACATAGAAACTCGCATAACGTGTATGTAACGAGACACAAAAGGTCCAAACTTACATGACATTGGtttacagtctacagactacatCCTGTGAAGCATGCTAGCTTTATGAATTCAATATCTTTAGCTATCGGAAAATACTAAAAAGAAACACAGTGGTAACGTGTTTGCTAACTATTCTAGTTTTGTTGCTTACCATGATAGACAATAATGACAAcaaaattaatttcaaatttcaCAGAGATGTTGTAGTGGAcattatgttattatataataagtAAATAGGTATTATCAGACATTAAGGATCTTTGCTCAAGGTCTGTGTTCCACTCTAGGAACATTTCTTTTGATTCACCTCTGCTAACATTGACACCTATGATGTCATATGGCCTACAGTTTACAGACAACCCCAAAgtgcagaataaataaaagttaaaatgaaagttaatttttatgtgtatatagaCCTTGCTTACGGATGCTATTCTGATATAccaaactatttttttaaaagaatttctTAATATCTAACCAACATAATTATATCCATTTGAACATAATtgataaccttttttttttttttttaagtcttctGGGTTCCTGATCAAAAGGTCAGggctcaagccccagcactaccCATTTGCCACCACCCCGTATACTCCTCTGTGCTTTGACCCCTTCCTAAGCTggaatatgcaaagaaaaaagtttccctgtgctgtaatgtatgtgtaacaataaaggcttcttcatGTTTACATGCAATTCAAATTCAGTGAgaagttgtgtgtttgtatgtggttTATCTCAAATTGCTCAGTGTTGGACATCTACATGAGAAAAATCATATTTAATTAATCATATAATCAATAAttatgagcaaggcccttaaccctcagttgctcagttgtaagtcactctggataaggatgtctgctaaatgccataaatgtaaatataaatatatgaacatTACTGTGTAAACTGCATACAATAATGTGCTGTAGGTGACATATTAGTTAAAATATTAGTATAGCATTTGCAGTTAACAGATTcaggcaaggaaaaaaaaaatcataatttatgAGACATTTATGTTTTCCTCGTTTGGTATGGAGGTTCCATGGTGTAATGGTTAGCATTCTTGACGATGAATCCAGCGACCTGAGTTCTTGGTGGATGCTACAGACTGAAATTTGAGCTTGCCTATGTTGAGCCAGGACTCTTACCTCAAAGTCATTtgagggggatgtggtagcctagtttTTAGGTGTTGGACTACCTACTGGAAGGTTGCAATGAGAtacaagtcactctggataatgccgtctgccaaatgccataaatggtTAATGGTTTCAGCAAGTAGTCTATTGATCATGCTTCAAAATTTGGTGCACCATTttattagctttatttatttacatattattcatattaaaatacTTTCTCAACCAATACTTTTGACAAATCCTTTGCAAAATAATTAAACTACAGTAAACGTTGTTTACAGTTTGAACGATATCGACGTACCATCTGACAAAGACCATTTAACAGACAGCTATACATTTTAAGTTATTAGTAACAAATGGCTCATGGTCCACCCTGGTTCTCTCTTGCCATCTCTTTCTTGCTCAGGATTTCTCACACAGCCTTGCTCCTTCTTTAACTTTGCCCGAGTTCTCTTGCTCGTTCTGTGGCTGCCTCCACTGCCCCCATGACGGCTGCCCGGAGCCCTCCTTTTTCCAGCGCATGAAGTCCGTACACCGTGGTCCCGCCTGGAGTACACACTTCTGCTTTTAACTGTGCTGGATGCTTCTGACCATCCCGCAACAAATGACCTGCACCCTGTCAAACCCATGCAGGCCATAATATCATCagattatgtataaatatatatatttttattgatacTACTCAAATACTTACTAGTATAGTCTGGGCGGCAAAACGCTGAGCCAGTACACTCGGCATTCCCATTTTAACTGCGCCTTCAGCGAGGGCTTCAGCAAACACGTACACCTTTAACGCAGAGCTGGctgttaaaatgataaaatgtgatCTCAAAATGATTTCCATACATGTGTAATAATCAGGTAATTGCAAAAGTTAATATCATATGAGGACCTCACATGGTCTAATCACACTAAGGCACTGGTGAAAAAAGCTCACCAGCACCAGTTCTTGCTCAAACAGCTGAGGACGTTTAGAAAAGTTTGGAATGAACAGAATCTCTGTCAAATCATGTTACGCATGCACCGTGGAGAATATCCTGTGGTGTGGAAAAGCCCTGCATATTGTCTGAGGTGAGCTTCCTTCCCTCCAGGTCATCTACACtatatgtgtagtgtatacatCTACACTAGGCGGTGTGTGTGGAAAAGCGCAGAGGATCATCGTGAGCAGATCATCATCAGGTAGATTGTATTAAAGCATCAGGAACCAGCAGGCTTTGGGATATCTTTTTCTGCTGAACTCTAACTAACATATGGATAGTTTAATGCTTTTCAGCCCTTAATTCTGTCGTCTTATGTAGCTCTCTGTCTTTATATTGCACCAGGGATCCTCGAGGAACGTTGCTTCATTTCAACGAACTGCATCGGCTCTATGTGAtcgaaatgacaataaaagcttactGATATGGAAATATTACTACTAATTTCATAGTATTGGATTAGAACTTGCTTTACAGACAACTTGTCTGTGGCTTCAGCATGATTTCTCTGTAATTGTAATGGAGCACTGCGATATCCTGCAGTCGCACATTCAGCTGTTGCTTTTATCATATTCAATCACGTATATCGGCAATTAGAGGACACTGTGAGAGTATGGAATGTATATCTAACACTAGGGGACTTTTTTTATCCCCTCGTACCTTTTAAAGACTGGTGCTAtcgtgtatagtatagtatagtgttgtcaTACTCACAAAAGCCACCCCGCTTCCACTAAGGCCTGTATGGGCATCGATCCAAAGCTCAGGTCCAACCTCCACCAGTCCACAAGGTGAGAGGAGTTTCTTCAGCAGAGAAGCCACCTCCTGCTTGGCCCCTGTTCCACAAGCCAGGAGTAAAGCACCTTCCTGAAGCATGCATGGAAGATTCGGCATCAGACGCATCACACAGGATCCTCCGGGCAACAGCTAATGGAGAAAAATGTGGTTATTTAAAGCTTTAGAATATTGTACCCCACATGCAATCTACCATTTTAATAGAAACACATGCCCACTTGCTTATCAACTCAACCTGGTCTCAGATACCTGTTCATAGCTAACAGGAGTGGAACCCCCATTGTTTGAGATGTTTTTTGCTCACTACGATTGTAAAGAGCGATGACTTGAGTTACCGCAACCTTCCCGTCAACTCGAACCTTTACATGACACATTGCTGCAACCAACACATTCGCTATTAAAGTGAACGTTTATCGGAATAACACAATGTCTCACCCCCTCAAGTGTTGCTATGGTGACTCCGGCTGCCATGGAGACAACAATGTGCTGTGGTGTGACGTGTAGTGAGAGCGCACTGAGGACAACAGGGATCAAATGGGGTTTGACTGCCAGGAAGACCAGACGAGAACTGTGAATAACTTCCTCATTCGAGTGTGTGACTGCAACTCCCATCTCCTAGAGACAGTGACATGTTCAGTAAAGATGCAATAAAGATATCCAGCATGTTTAATTGCACTGAGAGTATTCGATACCACATTGTATATAAGCAGacatgttcgtgtgtgtgtgtgtgtgtgtgtgatttacctGGAAGCGTGAGAAGTTGTTTTTAGATGGAGCGCTGACGATCACGTTAGATGCGACGACGTCACctaacaacacacaacacatggaCCACAAGGGTTAAGTACATGCAGAAAGTGGTTTCATCCTGTTTCATTCACAAATGCTCGGAAATATAGAAACTGGTGCAAGGGAAACAAAACAGCCTTAACAAAAAGGATCATATTACAACAAGTGAAGAGGTTTTCATGATGGAACGAGATGTGTTAGGATCAGCTGTGCATTGTGTCATATAAaagcttgtttaaaaaaagccaTTGAAAAAGGTGTTAAAGTAAGATTTATTCCATGTTTATACTAAAAGGGTGTGGGAACCTGAGCATCACGGCCATAAAGTAGGGGATGAGTCAGAGTCTTAGAAGTTCTGCCTCCCCAAAGTTACATTTTCGGCATTTGGcggacatcct encodes:
- the eef1db gene encoding eukaryotic translation elongation factor 1 delta b (guanine nucleotide exchange protein) isoform X7, with the translated sequence MECLAQERIWFDKPRYDEAERRFYERMNGPTLPPQDTGANSILQDIARARENIQKSLAGLKTTLQPTRGSSLKSPTPPHSLTAAGGSSAEQGELLARMKELELENQRLQKMVQQLHSVVSNLESRVSVLEKRPAAPAAVVNGISSKTVCPPPQKTPPAPADGEDDDDDLDLFGSDDEVDEEAERLKEQRLQEYAAKKAKKPAIIAKSSILLDVKPWDDETDMAKLEECVRSVQADGLLWGASKLVPVGYGIKKLQINCVVEDDKVGTDLLEEEITKFEDYVQSVDVAAFNKI
- the eef1db gene encoding eukaryotic translation elongation factor 1 delta b (guanine nucleotide exchange protein) isoform X1, yielding MPQRIAINSSVEAKPTDVGGCLSSAVVQGLCSERDAIWFDCRAYERAESHHYIRLQERQNGTTSAASTSNSQRSREKCPNSVTAPDSLRFLPDSPSTHMLCDEGYLSQTPTPRTPASAPINGLPFVPALLQGVWFQKSLYDRAETTFYQNLYRLNKPNSSPDGEQTSSLVAEKSKSDKTKEKKLGNDGIQKGSSALDHFLHADSERVWLDRSRYAEVETRFYEAMTTKSGCSLPSKRSAMECLAQERIWFDKPRYDEAERRFYERMNGPTLPPQDTGANSILQDIARARENIQKSLAGLKTTLQPTRGSSLKSPTPPHSLTAAGGSSAEQGELLARMKELELENQRLQKMVQQLHSVVSNLESRVSVLEKRPAAPAAVVNGISSKTVCPPPQKTPPAPADGEDDDDDLDLFGSDDEVDEEAERLKEQRLQEYAAKKAKKPAIIAKSSILLDVKPWDDETDMAKLEECVRSVQADGLLWGASKLVPVGYGIKKLQINCVVEDDKVGTDLLEEEITKFEDYVQSVDVAAFNKI
- the eef1db gene encoding eukaryotic translation elongation factor 1 delta b (guanine nucleotide exchange protein) isoform X4: MPQRIAINSSVEAKPTDVGGCLSSAVVQGLCSERDAIWFDCRAYERAESHHYIRLQERQNGTTSAASTSNSQRSREKCPNSVTAPDSLRFLPDSPSTHMLCDEGYLSQTPTPRTPASAPINGLPFVPALLQGVWFQKSLYDRAETTFYQNLYRLNKPNSSPDGEQTSSLVAEKSKSDKTKEKKLGNDGIQKGSSALDHFLHADSERVWLDRSRYAEVETRFYEAMTTKSGCSLPSKRSAMECLAQERIWFDKPRYDEAERRFYERMNGPTLPPQDTGANSILQDIARARENIQKSLAGAAGGSSAEQGELLARMKELELENQRLQKMVQQLHSVVSNLESRVSVLEKRPAAPAAVVNGISSKTVCPPPQKTPPAPADGEDDDDDLDLFGSDDEVDEEAERLKEQRLQEYAAKKAKKPAIIAKSSILLDVKPWDDETDMAKLEECVRSVQADGLLWGASKLVPVGYGIKKLQINCVVEDDKVGTDLLEEEITKFEDYVQSVDVAAFNKI
- the eef1db gene encoding eukaryotic translation elongation factor 1 delta b (guanine nucleotide exchange protein) isoform X6, which gives rise to MAKVSKRIATRSAMECLAQERIWFDKPRYDEAERRFYERMNGPTLPPQDTGANSILQDIARARENIQKSLAGLKTTLQPTRGSSLKSPTPPHSLTAAGGSSAEQGELLARMKELELENQRLQKMVQQLHSVVSNLESRVSVLEKRPAAPAAVVNGISSKTVCPPPQKTPPAPADGEDDDDDLDLFGSDDEVDEEAERLKEQRLQEYAAKKAKKPAIIAKSSILLDVKPWDDETDMAKLEECVRSVQADGLLWGASKLVPVGYGIKKLQINCVVEDDKVGTDLLEEEITKFEDYVQSVDVAAFNKI
- the eef1db gene encoding eukaryotic translation elongation factor 1 delta b (guanine nucleotide exchange protein) isoform X3, encoding MPQRIAINSSVEAKPTDVGGCLSSAVVQGLCSERDAIWFDCRAYERAESHHYIRLQERQNGTTSAASTSNSQRSREKCPNSVTAPDSLRFLPDSPSTHMLCDEGYLSQTPTPRTPASAPINGLPFVPALLQGVWFQKSLYDRAETTFYQNLYRLNKPNSSPDGEQTSSLVAEKSKSDKTKEKKLGNDGIQKGSSALDHFLHADSERVWLDRSRYAEVETRFYEAMTTKSGCSLPSKRSAMECLAQERIWFDKPRYDEAERRFYERMNGPTLPPQDTGANSILQDIARARENIQKSLAGLKTTLQPTRGSSLKSPTPPHSLTAAGGSSAEQGELLARMKELELENQRLQKMVQQLHSVVSNLESRVSVLEKRPAAPAAVVNGISSTVCPPPQKTPPAPADGEDDDDDLDLFGSDDEVDEEAERLKEQRLQEYAAKKAKKPAIIAKSSILLDVKPWDDETDMAKLEECVRSVQADGLLWGASKLVPVGYGIKKLQINCVVEDDKVGTDLLEEEITKFEDYVQSVDVAAFNKI
- the eef1db gene encoding eukaryotic translation elongation factor 1 delta b (guanine nucleotide exchange protein) isoform X2, translated to MPQRIAINSSVEAKPTDVGGCLSSAVVQGLCSERDAIWFDCRAYERAESHHYIRLQERQNGTTSAASTSNSQRSREKCPNSVTAPDSLRFLPDSPSTHMLCDEGYLSQTPTPRTPASAPINGLPFVPALLQGVWFQKSLYDRAETTFYQNLYRLNKPNSSPDGEQTSSLVAEKSKSDKTKEKKLGNDGIQKGSSALDHFLHADSERVWLDRSRYAEVETRFYEAMTTKSGCSLPSKSAMECLAQERIWFDKPRYDEAERRFYERMNGPTLPPQDTGANSILQDIARARENIQKSLAGLKTTLQPTRGSSLKSPTPPHSLTAAGGSSAEQGELLARMKELELENQRLQKMVQQLHSVVSNLESRVSVLEKRPAAPAAVVNGISSKTVCPPPQKTPPAPADGEDDDDDLDLFGSDDEVDEEAERLKEQRLQEYAAKKAKKPAIIAKSSILLDVKPWDDETDMAKLEECVRSVQADGLLWGASKLVPVGYGIKKLQINCVVEDDKVGTDLLEEEITKFEDYVQSVDVAAFNKI